A genomic window from Microbacterium sp. H1-D42 includes:
- a CDS encoding MetQ/NlpA family ABC transporter substrate-binding protein: MKKSRAGLLAAVIGISLVATGCAGSPEQSDAGDAAPKVLKVAAVMSPMTDVVEAAGEAIEDGYEVELVEVGDYVTSNTILNSGDVYANFSQHIPYMQTFNEANDGTLVGVQPVYNFVIAFYSKTLDDIADLPDGATVAIPDDPSNTGRALKLLAGNDIITLDPAVDPYASTVKDITDNPKNLEFLQVPIASLNAAYEEADLVFQWPSHIKALGLTPEKDGLITELDDTFALNLVVQQKDADSAATAALKKAFTSDQAREVIESNGTIETAW; encoded by the coding sequence ATGAAGAAGTCACGTGCCGGTCTGCTGGCAGCCGTCATCGGAATCTCGCTGGTCGCCACCGGCTGCGCCGGCTCGCCAGAGCAGTCGGATGCCGGCGACGCCGCACCCAAGGTGCTGAAGGTCGCGGCGGTCATGTCGCCCATGACCGACGTCGTCGAGGCGGCGGGCGAGGCCATCGAGGACGGATACGAGGTCGAGCTCGTCGAGGTCGGCGACTACGTCACCTCGAACACGATCCTGAATAGCGGCGACGTGTACGCGAACTTCTCGCAGCACATCCCTTATATGCAGACGTTCAACGAGGCGAACGACGGCACGCTCGTCGGCGTGCAGCCGGTGTACAACTTCGTGATCGCGTTCTACTCCAAGACGCTCGACGACATCGCCGACCTGCCAGATGGCGCGACCGTCGCGATCCCCGACGACCCGTCGAACACCGGCCGCGCGCTGAAGCTGCTCGCCGGCAACGACATCATCACGCTCGACCCGGCGGTGGACCCGTACGCATCGACGGTCAAGGACATCACCGACAACCCGAAGAACCTCGAATTCCTGCAGGTGCCCATCGCCTCGCTGAACGCCGCATACGAAGAGGCCGACCTGGTCTTCCAGTGGCCATCGCACATCAAGGCACTCGGGCTCACGCCTGAGAAGGACGGCCTGATCACCGAGCTCGACGACACGTTCGCGCTGAACCTCGTCGTGCAGCAGAAGGACGCCGACTCCGCGGCCACCGCCGCGCTGAAGAAGGCATTCACGAGCGATCAGGCGCGAGAGGTCATCGAATCGAACGGCACGATCGAGACCGCGTGGTGA
- a CDS encoding methionine ABC transporter permease has translation MTGVVTWFTDLLAEYGEDIATSLAETGYMMLVSLLAAVLIGLPLGTIVYLTERGGLAQNRAINTIANLYINVVRSFPFLLLAVFLIPFTRLVMGTSFGTQAATLPLCVVAVAIYARLTEQILREIPRGIPKVAQASGATVPQTVFLMLLPEARSGLVYALTSAAISLLSYSTVLGVVGGGGIGDFAMRYGYQEYNDSLMYFVIVIIIVCVLAIQAIGHRTSVRLDHR, from the coding sequence GTGACCGGAGTCGTCACCTGGTTCACCGATCTGCTCGCCGAGTACGGCGAGGACATCGCGACCTCGCTCGCCGAGACCGGCTACATGATGCTGGTCTCGCTGCTGGCCGCGGTGCTGATCGGGTTGCCGCTCGGCACGATCGTCTACCTCACCGAGCGCGGGGGACTGGCGCAGAACCGCGCGATCAACACCATCGCGAACCTCTACATCAACGTCGTCCGCTCATTTCCCTTCCTGCTGCTGGCGGTGTTCCTCATCCCGTTCACACGGCTGGTCATGGGCACGAGCTTCGGCACCCAGGCCGCCACTCTGCCGTTGTGCGTCGTCGCCGTCGCGATCTACGCGCGGCTCACCGAGCAGATCCTGCGCGAGATCCCCCGTGGCATCCCGAAAGTCGCCCAGGCATCGGGCGCCACCGTGCCGCAGACGGTGTTCCTGATGCTGCTGCCCGAGGCCCGCTCAGGTCTCGTCTACGCGCTCACCTCTGCCGCGATCAGCCTGCTGTCGTACTCGACCGTGCTCGGCGTCGTGGGCGGAGGTGGCATCGGCGACTTCGCGATGCGCTACGGCTACCAGGAGTACAACGACAGCCTGATGTACTTCGTGATCGTCATCATCATCGTGTGCGTGCTGGCCATCCAGGCGATCGGCCACCGCACGTCCGTCCGGCTCGATCACCGCTGA
- a CDS encoding ATP-binding cassette domain-containing protein, which produces MATATPALVEFRDVTKQFRDDAPPALDGIDLSIRRGEILGIIGESGAGKSTLLELVNGLGSPTAGAVEVDGADVAGLDRAALRALRRDIGIVFQGVHLLSNSTVRDNVRLPLRLARRDGGRRSTRRQQNAAVDEILSFVGLAHRADHYPAQLSGGERQRVGLARALVSRPSLLLCDEPTSSLDASTTGDVLRVLSDARDKLGTTVVVITHDLDVVKAICDRAALLEKGRLREVFAVQSTGTRSLPTYYEQVKRELKS; this is translated from the coding sequence ATGGCCACTGCCACCCCCGCGCTCGTGGAGTTCCGCGACGTCACCAAGCAGTTCCGCGACGATGCGCCGCCCGCACTCGACGGCATCGATCTCAGCATCCGACGCGGTGAGATCCTCGGCATCATCGGCGAGAGCGGCGCGGGCAAATCGACCCTGCTCGAACTCGTGAACGGCCTGGGCTCACCCACCGCGGGCGCCGTCGAGGTCGACGGCGCCGACGTCGCGGGCCTCGACAGGGCAGCGCTGCGCGCCCTGCGCCGCGACATCGGCATCGTCTTCCAGGGCGTGCACCTGCTCAGCAACAGCACGGTGCGGGACAACGTGCGGCTGCCGCTGCGCCTCGCCCGCCGCGACGGCGGACGGCGCTCCACTCGACGCCAGCAGAACGCCGCCGTGGACGAGATCCTCTCCTTCGTCGGGCTGGCCCATCGCGCCGACCACTACCCGGCCCAGCTCAGCGGCGGCGAGCGCCAGCGCGTCGGCCTCGCGCGCGCCCTGGTCTCGCGTCCGTCGCTGCTGCTGTGCGACGAGCCGACCTCGTCACTGGATGCGTCGACGACCGGCGACGTGCTGCGGGTGCTGTCGGATGCCCGTGACAAACTCGGCACGACGGTGGTCGTCATCACCCACGACCTCGATGTGGTCAAGGCCATCTGCGACCGCGCCGCGCTGCTCGAGAAGGGACGCCTGCGCGAGGTCTTCGCCGTGCAGAGCACCGGCACGCGCTCGCTGCCGACCTACTACGAACAGGTCAAGCGGGAGCTGAAGTCGTGA
- a CDS encoding OsmC family protein — translation MALRYRTEAINTDGGDASSRVSDGMEVSVSSPLGPNPDPDATNPEQLLALAWATCLNSTAQAIVKRQRRTAVRIEVELHSVENGIGYEFHVDAFLSAEGASPEETADLLAAANARCPVSKLLAGSSTVAVHAESYTAALPV, via the coding sequence ATGGCATTGAGGTACCGGACGGAAGCGATCAACACAGACGGCGGCGATGCGAGCAGCCGGGTCTCGGACGGCATGGAGGTGTCGGTCTCGTCGCCGCTCGGCCCGAATCCGGACCCGGATGCGACCAACCCCGAGCAGCTGCTCGCCCTGGCCTGGGCCACCTGCCTGAACTCCACCGCGCAGGCCATCGTCAAGCGCCAGCGCCGCACGGCCGTGCGCATCGAGGTCGAGCTGCACTCTGTGGAGAACGGCATCGGCTACGAGTTCCACGTCGACGCCTTCCTGTCGGCCGAGGGCGCCTCGCCCGAAGAGACCGCCGACCTGCTGGCGGCTGCGAACGCCCGCTGCCCTGTGTCGAAACTGCTGGCAGGTTCGTCGACCGTCGCCGTGCACGCCGAGTCCTACACCGCCGCGCTTCCCGTATGA
- a CDS encoding glycoside hydrolase family 3 N-terminal domain-containing protein has protein sequence MTEITAERPWLNADLPIDERVQLLLDAMTIEEKAGLFFHTMIAIGGLDEKNPVFETPTAREFVEGKRMSHFNLLGAAPTGGEIAAWQNQVQQLAASTRLGIPVTLSTDPRHSFSENPGASILAGPFSQWPETLGLAAIRDADLVERFADIARQEYTAVGLRVALHPQVDLATEPRWARQTATFGEDAELAGQLGAAYIRGFQGESFGPGSVSTMTKHFPGGGPQKDGEDPHFEYGREQVYPGGEFELHLKPFEDAIAAGTRQMMPYYGMPVGTEHEEVGFGFNKSVITGLLRERFGFDGVVCTDWGLINDAEIFGHPFPARAWGVEHLTPKERMKKVLDAGADQFGGEDCPELLLELVAEGEVTEERLDVSARRLLREKFALGLFENALVDEAAANGIVGREDFRTAGEAAQRASITVLTNAGALPIARGARLYVEGIDAEVAGAYGEVVATPAEADVAVLRLQAPFEDRGSVFENFFHAGSLELAPDVVAHVREVAAAVPTIVDVLADRPAVLTGISDAVAALTVNWGASSAALLDVLTGAAEAKGRLPFDLPRSMAAVQASRPDVPFDTADPLFRFGHGLTI, from the coding sequence ATGACCGAAATCACCGCCGAGCGGCCCTGGCTGAACGCCGACCTGCCCATCGACGAGCGCGTGCAGCTGCTGCTCGATGCGATGACCATCGAAGAGAAGGCGGGTCTCTTCTTCCACACCATGATCGCCATCGGCGGGCTTGACGAGAAGAACCCGGTGTTCGAGACGCCGACAGCTCGCGAGTTCGTCGAGGGCAAGCGCATGTCGCACTTCAACCTGCTGGGCGCCGCACCGACCGGCGGCGAGATCGCCGCGTGGCAGAACCAGGTGCAGCAGCTGGCAGCATCCACTCGCCTCGGCATCCCCGTCACCCTCTCGACCGATCCGCGCCACTCGTTCAGCGAGAACCCCGGGGCATCGATCCTCGCCGGTCCCTTCTCGCAGTGGCCCGAGACGCTGGGCCTCGCCGCGATCCGCGATGCCGATCTCGTCGAGCGCTTCGCCGACATCGCACGCCAGGAGTACACCGCCGTCGGCCTGCGCGTCGCCCTGCACCCGCAGGTCGATCTCGCCACCGAGCCGCGCTGGGCGCGCCAGACCGCTACCTTCGGTGAGGATGCCGAGCTCGCAGGCCAGCTGGGTGCGGCGTACATCCGCGGGTTCCAGGGCGAGTCGTTCGGACCGGGTTCGGTTTCGACGATGACCAAGCACTTCCCTGGCGGCGGCCCGCAGAAGGACGGTGAGGACCCGCACTTCGAGTACGGTCGCGAGCAGGTCTACCCCGGCGGCGAGTTCGAGCTGCACCTGAAGCCGTTCGAGGATGCCATCGCGGCAGGCACCAGGCAGATGATGCCGTACTACGGCATGCCCGTCGGCACCGAGCATGAAGAGGTCGGCTTCGGCTTCAACAAGTCGGTCATCACCGGGCTGCTGCGCGAGCGCTTCGGGTTCGACGGCGTGGTCTGCACCGACTGGGGGCTGATCAACGACGCCGAGATCTTCGGGCACCCGTTCCCGGCGCGGGCGTGGGGCGTCGAGCACCTCACGCCGAAGGAGCGCATGAAGAAGGTGCTGGATGCCGGTGCCGACCAATTCGGCGGAGAGGACTGCCCAGAGCTGCTGCTCGAGCTCGTCGCCGAGGGCGAGGTCACCGAGGAGCGCCTTGACGTCTCGGCACGCCGACTCCTCCGTGAGAAGTTCGCGCTCGGTCTGTTCGAGAACGCGCTGGTCGATGAGGCCGCGGCGAACGGGATCGTCGGACGCGAGGACTTCCGCACTGCCGGAGAGGCCGCGCAGCGGGCATCCATCACCGTCCTGACGAACGCGGGCGCCCTGCCGATCGCTCGCGGCGCGCGGCTGTACGTCGAGGGCATCGACGCCGAGGTCGCCGGCGCGTACGGTGAGGTCGTCGCGACGCCCGCCGAGGCGGATGTCGCCGTGCTGCGTCTGCAGGCGCCGTTCGAGGACCGCGGCAGCGTGTTCGAGAACTTCTTCCACGCCGGCTCGCTCGAGCTTGCTCCCGACGTCGTCGCGCACGTGCGCGAGGTGGCGGCGGCCGTGCCGACGATCGTGGATGTGCTCGCCGATCGTCCGGCGGTGCTCACCGGGATCTCGGATGCTGTCGCAGCCCTCACGGTGAACTGGGGCGCCTCGAGCGCAGCCCTGCTGGATGTGCTGACGGGTGCCGCTGAGGCCAAGGGGCGTCTGCCGTTCGACCTGCCCAGGTCGATGGCCGCGGTGCAGGCCTCGCGTCCCGACGTGCCGTTCGACACCGCCGACCCGCTGTTCCGCTTCGGCCACGGGCTGACGATCTGA
- a CDS encoding MFS transporter, which yields MTEMSPAAQAAAAGTTGFKAPGTTPTRTPRGFTLGLAGVNFGIFLALLTPVMVSMAFKIQHLSPDADTAKANLGLVLGVGALFALFANPLAGRLSDRTTSRWGMRRPWIVGGAVVGLAGFALIGLATSIWIVLLAWCIVQAAMNAVLAAANATLPDQVPVESRGKVSGIVGITTPLGILGGSFLMNYLPGDFERFVVPAVIAAVLAVIFALMLKDRVLTERPTARLTIGAFLGSFVFNPVKHPDFGWTWLTKFFVMFGYAGIATFLPFYLVERFQLSEQDAIGTILLANLASMAAMMISSPLGGILSDRVGKRRPFVAVAGAIMVVGLVILAVAPSIPVLIIAQAIIGLGAGSFFSVDLALATQVLPNPDDTAKDLGVLNIANALPQSIAPAIAPAIIAFGATTPIGGYTTWYLFGALVALAGAVLVYRIKGVK from the coding sequence ATGACAGAGATGTCACCGGCCGCTCAGGCCGCTGCTGCCGGCACCACCGGCTTCAAGGCTCCAGGCACGACGCCGACGCGCACGCCCCGGGGCTTCACCCTCGGCCTGGCCGGCGTGAACTTCGGCATCTTCCTCGCGCTGCTGACACCCGTGATGGTCTCCATGGCGTTCAAGATCCAGCACCTCTCACCCGATGCGGACACCGCCAAGGCGAACCTCGGTCTCGTGCTGGGCGTCGGGGCGCTGTTCGCGCTGTTCGCGAACCCCCTCGCCGGGCGTCTCTCCGACCGCACCACCTCGCGCTGGGGCATGCGCCGGCCGTGGATCGTCGGCGGTGCCGTCGTCGGTCTCGCCGGATTCGCCTTGATCGGACTCGCGACGTCGATCTGGATCGTGCTCCTCGCGTGGTGCATCGTGCAGGCCGCGATGAACGCCGTACTCGCAGCCGCCAACGCCACCCTGCCCGACCAGGTTCCCGTCGAGAGCCGCGGCAAGGTGTCAGGCATCGTCGGCATCACCACCCCGCTCGGCATCCTCGGCGGCAGCTTCCTGATGAACTACCTGCCAGGCGACTTCGAGCGCTTCGTCGTGCCCGCCGTCATCGCCGCAGTGCTGGCCGTGATCTTCGCGCTCATGCTGAAGGATCGCGTGCTCACCGAGCGTCCCACCGCGCGCCTCACGATCGGCGCCTTCCTCGGCTCGTTCGTCTTCAACCCCGTCAAGCACCCCGACTTCGGATGGACCTGGCTGACGAAGTTCTTCGTCATGTTCGGCTACGCCGGCATCGCGACCTTCCTGCCGTTCTACCTCGTCGAGCGGTTCCAGCTCAGCGAGCAGGATGCCATCGGCACGATCCTGCTGGCGAACCTCGCCTCGATGGCGGCCATGATGATCTCGTCGCCACTGGGCGGCATCCTCTCCGACCGCGTCGGCAAGCGCCGCCCGTTCGTGGCCGTCGCGGGCGCGATCATGGTCGTGGGCCTCGTCATCCTGGCCGTCGCACCCAGCATCCCCGTCCTCATCATCGCCCAGGCGATCATCGGACTCGGCGCCGGGTCGTTCTTCTCAGTCGACCTCGCTCTCGCGACGCAGGTGCTGCCGAACCCCGATGACACTGCCAAGGATCTCGGCGTGCTGAACATCGCCAATGCCCTGCCGCAGTCGATCGCCCCCGCGATCGCCCCAGCCATCATCGCGTTCGGCGCCACCACGCCGATCGGCGGCTACACCACGTGGTACCTCTTCGGAGCGCTCGTCGCGCTCGCCGGAGCGGTGCTCGTCTACCGAATCAAGGGAGTCAAGTGA
- a CDS encoding TetR/AcrR family transcriptional regulator, with translation MASTERGPRGRSTAETRARIVSAARALFVEDGYRSTSLRDIAASAGISHPGLLRHFASKDELLVSVMTELEADNETFYAERAAAAEPGAVLFSELARRNASTPGYLELFAALSGEASTPTHPAHQHMHDRYRRLDEMAGEALADAMEHGVIADDRDPHEEAIRHSAGWDGMQLLSQYLPDRVDVVTMLASREDLWAYPLGWRDPDDPEPSPDATPIPPLIVPPEPAPEPAAGYAVGRQRRERIIADATTLFASEGYGDTSLQDVAGKVGVAKSTLLHHYPTKEALLRAVLQSRDQRVVSRTTYRQASRAADELRALPVGAAENNAESAGLIEVYAVLSSEAVPDGHPAHEYFADRFTRVIGTFTELFRAAQADGDLPSHRDPAQEAIWLVALWDGLQFRWLYDRDAVDVAEHLAAHLADVLPE, from the coding sequence ATGGCGAGCACGGAACGCGGCCCGCGCGGGCGCAGCACAGCGGAGACACGCGCGCGCATCGTGTCCGCTGCCCGCGCACTGTTCGTCGAAGACGGCTATCGCAGCACATCGCTGCGCGACATCGCGGCGTCCGCAGGAATCAGTCATCCTGGTCTGCTGCGGCACTTCGCGTCGAAGGACGAACTGCTCGTGAGCGTCATGACAGAACTCGAGGCGGACAACGAGACGTTCTACGCCGAGCGCGCCGCCGCAGCCGAACCCGGCGCGGTGCTGTTCTCGGAGCTGGCGCGGCGCAATGCATCCACCCCCGGCTACCTCGAGCTGTTCGCAGCGCTCAGCGGGGAGGCGTCGACGCCGACGCATCCGGCGCACCAGCACATGCACGATCGGTACCGCCGGCTCGATGAGATGGCGGGCGAGGCGCTGGCGGATGCCATGGAGCACGGCGTCATCGCCGACGACCGCGACCCACACGAAGAGGCCATCCGCCATTCGGCCGGCTGGGATGGCATGCAGCTGCTCTCGCAGTACCTCCCCGACCGGGTCGACGTCGTCACGATGCTCGCCTCCCGAGAGGACCTCTGGGCGTATCCGCTCGGCTGGCGCGATCCGGATGACCCGGAGCCGTCTCCGGATGCCACCCCCATCCCGCCGCTGATCGTCCCGCCCGAGCCCGCGCCGGAGCCGGCCGCCGGCTACGCCGTCGGTCGGCAGCGCCGCGAGCGCATCATCGCCGATGCGACCACGCTGTTCGCCAGCGAGGGCTATGGCGACACCAGCCTGCAGGATGTGGCGGGCAAGGTCGGCGTCGCGAAGTCGACCCTGCTGCACCACTACCCGACGAAGGAGGCGCTGCTGCGGGCCGTGCTGCAGAGTCGCGACCAGCGCGTCGTGTCGCGCACGACCTACCGGCAGGCTTCCCGCGCCGCCGACGAACTGCGTGCACTGCCGGTGGGCGCGGCCGAGAACAACGCCGAGTCCGCGGGCCTGATCGAGGTGTATGCGGTGCTCTCGAGCGAGGCCGTGCCTGACGGGCATCCGGCACATGAGTACTTCGCCGACCGGTTCACTCGCGTGATCGGGACGTTCACCGAGCTGTTCCGCGCGGCGCAGGCCGACGGCGATCTGCCCTCACATCGCGATCCCGCGCAGGAGGCGATCTGGCTGGTCGCCCTGTGGGACGGCTTGCAGTTCCGGTGGCTGTACGACCGCGACGCCGTCGATGTCGCCGAGCATCTGGCCGCGCACCTGGCCGACGTGCTGCCCGAGTAG